Below is a window of Agrobacterium vitis DNA.
ATGCAGATGAAGATGGTAACGGCAAGTGCGGCAGCCGGTGGGGACGAGGCGCGCACGATCGATCAGGCCGTTAGCCCTGACGCGACAGGCGGCCCGAATGCGGTGGTAGACGATACGGTGGCAGGCGATGAAGTTCGATACGATGCGCTGTTCGAGCGGTTCAGTGCCCGACTGCGGGCTCAGGTCGGCCCGGATGTGTTTGCCAGCTGGTTCGGCCGGTTGAAACTGCATTCTTCCTCGAAGAGCGTTATTCGGCTCAGCGTGCCGACGACCTTTCTGAAGTCCTGGATCAACAATCGTTACCTCGATCTGATTACCTCGATTTTCCAGGCGGAAGATGCCAGTATCCTGAAGATTGAAATCCTGGTGCGCAGCGCCAGCCGCAATAGCCGGGCGCCGATTGTCGAAGAGCGGACCGTCGAGCCTTCCCTGTCGTCTTCCCAGAAGCGTCAGGTGCCACAGAGCATTGGCCAGATGGCTCCTGCCATCGCCAATGCCGCAGCGCCGCAGCGCACTCCCGTACAGGGACCGTTGTTCGGATCGCCGCTCGACAGCCGCTATACGTTCGATGGTTTCGTCGAAGGCGCGTCCAACCGAGTTGCGGTTGCCGCCGCCAAGACCATTGCTGAAGCCGGTGCAGGTGCGGTGCGCTTTAATCCGCTGTTCATTCATTCGTCGGTCGGTCTGGGCAAGACGCATTTGCTCCAGGCGATCGCCAATGCAGCCATCCATAGCCCTCGGGCTCCGCGCGTCGTCTATCTGACGGCGGAATATTTTATGTGGCGCTTTGCCACGGCCATCCGCGACAACGATGCTCTGACTTTGAAGGACTCGCTGCGCAATATCGACCTGCTGATCATTGACGACATGCAGTTCCTGCAGGGCAAGACCATCCAGCATGAATTCTGCCATTTGCTGAACATGCTGCTCGACAGCGCCAAGCAGGTCGTCGTCGCCGCCGACCGGGCGCCGTGGGAGCTGGAATCGCTTGACCAGCGGGTTCGCTCGCGTCTGCAAGGCGGCGTTGCCATCGAGATGGAAGCGCCTGATTACGACATGCGTCTCGACATGCTGAAGACAAGATTGGCGCTGGCCAAGAAAGAAGATCCGAGCCTGGAAATTCCAGCCGAGATCATCGCCCATGTCGCACGCAATGTCGCCAGCTCAGGC
It encodes the following:
- the dnaA gene encoding chromosomal replication initiator protein DnaA, translating into MQMKMVTASAAAGGDEARTIDQAVSPDATGGPNAVVDDTVAGDEVRYDALFERFSARLRAQVGPDVFASWFGRLKLHSSSKSVIRLSVPTTFLKSWINNRYLDLITSIFQAEDASILKIEILVRSASRNSRAPIVEERTVEPSLSSSQKRQVPQSIGQMAPAIANAAAPQRTPVQGPLFGSPLDSRYTFDGFVEGASNRVAVAAAKTIAEAGAGAVRFNPLFIHSSVGLGKTHLLQAIANAAIHSPRAPRVVYLTAEYFMWRFATAIRDNDALTLKDSLRNIDLLIIDDMQFLQGKTIQHEFCHLLNMLLDSAKQVVVAADRAPWELESLDQRVRSRLQGGVAIEMEAPDYDMRLDMLKTRLALAKKEDPSLEIPAEIIAHVARNVASSGRDLEGAFNQLLFRRSFEANMTIERVDELLAHLVGAAEQKRVRIEDIQRVVARHYNVSRQELVSNRRTRVIVKPRQIAMYLSKTLTPRSFPEIGRRFGGRDHTTVLHAVRKIEELISGDQKLSQEIELLRRLINE